GTCAAGTTGTTAAACGTTGAAGCAGAGACTGTCGGTGTATCAGGCACTCCAGGAGCTTCGTTCACATCCCCTACAGTCACCGTAAGCGTATCCCCTGCTGTCAACGCACGATCACCTGTCCCACTCGTCGCCTCAACAATCACAATGTATTCATTATTCTCTGCTGCATTGGATGGATCAGCTACCGCTACATCCTTAGGATCCTCATAGTTTGGAGCCGCCTTGAACGTCAATACACCACTTTGTTCAGTAAGCGCAAACTGCTCTCCATCTGCTGCATCAACAATCTCATACCCTGTAATACTATCATCGGCATCGGCATCACTCGCAGTGACTGTGACCAGTGCCCCCGTGCTGTTCTCTGCCACACTGATTGGAGAAATAGTGGCGATGACTGGCGCCACATTCGCTCTTGTTGTCCCACTCACCGAAGAAGACCAGTCACCGGTGCCTTCATCACTTTCTGCTCGCACTTGAATATCATAGCTTGTGTTCTGCTCCAGACTGCCAATCGTATATTCAAGGTCATCACCATTATTACTCGTCCACACTTCCTCAACCACTGTCCAGTTGTCATCTGCCCTATCTGATGCATTGGTCAGAATGTAGCGGATATCATACGCGCTTATATCAGGACCTGTGTTATCAGGCGCACTCCATTGCACCTTTAAGCTATTCACTGTTGCCTCTGCCACTGTTGGTGCATCAGGCACTCCAGGGGCTTCGTTCACATCCTCCACAGTCACCGTAAGCGTATCTCTACCTGTCAACTCACGACCACCTGTCCCACTCGTCACCTCCACCACCACGATGTATTCATTATTCCCTCCTGCATTGTTGTTCGTCGAATTGGATATATCCTCAAACGCTACATCGGTAGGATCCTCATAGTTTGGAGCCACCTTGAAACTCAACACACCTGCAGCTTGAACAATCTCAAACTGTGATCCATCTGCACCTTCAACAATGTGATACCCTGTGATGTTGTCATCTGCATTGGCATCTGTCGCTGTGACCGTGACAACGTCCGCTGTGCTGTTCTCATTGAATGTAACCGCAGACACACTTGTGAACACGGGTGGTGTATTATGGCCGGTAGTAGCTCGAATCGCTGGAGACCAATTACTTTTTCCGCCCTCAAAGACGGTTCTAACTTGAAACTCATAAGTCGTCGATCTCCCCAGGCCGACGACTGTATAAGACATATCAGATCTGGTAAAATTGACGGGTATAATGGTATTATAGTCCTCATCAACCTTTCTATATTGGATCTCATAGCCAATAATAACATAATCATTCGCAGGTGGTGCTCTCCAGGTGATCTCAACAAAAACAGTCCCAATTGGTTTCACTCTTGCGAAGATAGGTTTATCCGGCGTGAGTGGATGTATAATATTTATAGTAACTTCAGCAGTAGCAACACCACCATTACTGTCATCTACAACGACGGTGAACGTGTAAACCTCTTTATTGAACACCGCACCTGCTTTCGTCTTAATATGACCGAACCAATTAACCGTAAAATTGGAAGCATCATCACCCATTAAAGAATAATTCAACTTGTCATCATTGGGATCATAGGCTCTTACAGGCGGATCAATTTCCAGTATGATAGACGGGTCTAAAGTAGATGGGTCTAAAGTAAGAGAGAGAACAACAGAATTTTTGGGAAACACCGGTGGCATATCCATATCTGTCACCGGCTCAACAGAGATATGAAAATAGGACATATAATACTGTTCGCCATCAACCACATCTATTTCTATCTTGAAAACGCCCATCTTCTCCGGGGTTCCTACGACCGTCATCATGGTCTTACCCGTCGTAGAATCATAGTGAAAGTCATCCATACGTATGCCGCGTGGAAAATTTGCAATACCCATCTGATCATAATGTGGCGTGCCACCAGATACAGTAACAAGGACATCTGGCATGGCAGTACCAAATGCAAATTTTAGAGTATCGGAGAGTGTTAAAATTCTACCAGACTCTTTTATGGCTATTTCTATGTGAACAGAAGACTCACCGTCAACTGCACCAGTTTGTTGATTTTTTACTAACTCTTGCCCTGATACGATATTTTTATCTCCCAAAACCTTCACAGGATGCGCTGAGATAGCGGTCGGCGTATGATTCACCACTTTGCCATAGTTTTGCGCGAAAATTAGAAAATCGGCAAAATCAACTGTCTCATTGCCATTGATGTCGTATTTTGCATTGTATTTTTCATCTTCATCCTGTGTCCCAAAGTGGTTGACAAACGCCCGAAAGTCATGTGAATCGACAATCCCATTTCTATCAAAATCTAAAGAAGATACGATCGCAGTTTGCAATTCTACATTTAGTATTTCACTGTCAACCTGTCCATTCCTGTCAGGTTCAGCACGCACCAACCGAATCAAAAAAAGAGGCCATGAGAAAATCAACAGAGTGATGAGTATGAGTGCAAAAATCAAGGCAGGTACTGAACACCTGTTAAGCAGCTTTGACATATTACACCTCCTAAAGATATACATCATCCTATCTGAAGTGATGCAATATGTGTGCCAACATGTCTTTTTCTAAATCATTTTATACATAAAGTATTATTTTTATTTGAGATAAAAATTTAAAAACAAAAAAGAGCCAGACCGATTTTTATGCCATTAGACGATATATAGTCCAATGATATAATCAGACTGACTCGTAATTTTAGGTAATTTTACTTATTATCAAAGCTTTAAGACAAATGGATTAAATATAGTCCCTGGACTATATTTAGTCTTTATTATAGACATTTTTTACCTGTTTAGACCGATTTCATGTCTTTTAAGACGGCATAGCATCCAAAAATAATCAAACTAATCCTTACAAACCAGGACGTTCAATACCCAACTTTTTCATTTTGCTGTACAGAGTAGAAGGCGGTAATCCCAGCAGAATCGCCGCACCCTTTGCTCCTTTTACCCGCCAGTTGGTGTCTTGAAGCACTTCAATGAGGTATCGGCGTTCAAATTCCTCCAAAGGCACGACTTTGGGATCTTGAGAAACTGGCGACGCATTATCTTCATTGTCAGGAGCTATATGAGAACCATATAGTCCGAGATCTCGCACTTCAATTTGAGAACCGCGGCACACGATAACCGCTCGTTGTATGATATGCTCCAGTTCCCGCACATTTCCCGGCCAATAGTAGGTTTGCAATCCCTCTATAACATCTGGCGTCAAGGCACCGACTTGCTTTCCCAGATGTGTAGCTATGCGAGTCTTGAAAAATTCGGCCAGACGCGGTATATCCTCCTTGCGCTCGCGCAGGGGGGGGAGAATAATTGGAAAAACCTGGAAACGATAATAGAGATCCTCTCGGAAAGTACCTGCACTGACCATCTCCTGCAGGTCGCGATTGGTCGCTGCCACAATCCGAGCCTGCACCCTCAGTATCTCGTTACCCCCAACGCGCTCAAAAGTACGCTCTTCCAGCAAACGCAACATCCTGGTCTGCGTTTTCGGAGCCATATCACCAATCTCATCCAAAAAGAGTGTGCCGCCCTTAGCCAGTTCCACCTTGCCCAGCTTGCGAGACACTGCGCTGGTAAACGCCCCCTTCTCATGACCAAAAAGTTCACTATCGATCAGCGTTTCAGGCAATGCACCGCAGTTGACCTGGATAAAAGGACCATCGCTATGGGGACTCAGCGCGTGTAACACCCGTGCAGCCAATCCCTTACCCACACCTGTCTCACCCAGAATCAGCATAGTTATATCAGTGGATGCCACCTCCATGAGTTTGATTTGAAACTGGTGCATAGCTTTGCTCTGCCCGATAAACTCTTTGCCAACACCATCTGTGCTGTTGAGCGCGGAGGTCAGCGCGCTGATGCGCGGATCCATCTCTACTACAAGTTGCACCTGCGTCATCTCTGAGTAATTGAGGTCGCGATCTACAGCCCTGACCTGAAAGGTGTAGTCTCCCGGTGGCAGGTCCCGGTAATAGACCCGCATCTCTCGGATCGCTGGCTGCCAGTCGTGGTCATAGCCCTTCAAACGATAGACATAGAGCAAGTCGCGGGGATGAGTGGAAAAACTCAGGCCTTTATACTCGAAAATCACACTCTGCTCTGTCGTAGATAGGACTCTTTCCTCTAAGTTCTCATAGACCTTATCCGCGACGACCTGGAGCAGGCGAACCGTGGGGGGCGTCTGTCGTGGGCGGTAGCGTATTATGGCCTCCCCGGCAGTGCCGAACCAGAAATTCCCGTCGTGATCTTCAAGTATTTGAAGAACCGATCCTATATGCGGTGACTTGATGGTCTGAAAAAGCTGACCATCGTAGTGAGCTACACCCCCGTCCATGCTGAGCCAGAGATGTCCTCGCGAATCCTCAAATAAGCAATGGATGCGGTTGCACGGCAAGCCATCTTCGGTGGTAAAGTTGCGAAAAACAACACCATCAAAGCAACTGAGACCTCTTTGAGTGGCAATCCACAAATTGCCGTGTCGGTCTTCTAATAAGTCGGTAATCTGGTTATCTAACAACCCATCTGCAACAGTATAAAAAGAAATACCGTCTTCTATGTGCCACCGCCCGATACCCTTGCCACTGCCGAAGGGATTGTAGGTGCTCACACTAAACCAGAATTCACGGTCGCGCCTGGCGACCAGAGCACTAATGTAGTTGAATTGCTCTTCTTTCTTCTCAAAAACGGTTTGGCACTGCCCATCCCGGTAGTAAACGATCTGCAGTGGTCTGGCAAACATCTCTTCTGTTTTTTTTCTAAGACCATTTTCCCACTGTCCAAAAATAAGTTGTCCATCCCGGCCCTCGGCGATTGCGCTGACACCCACTTCACCAGTACCTACGGCAATGTCCATTTTTTGAAAGGCCTGCCCATCGTAGCGGAACAGACCGTTATCCCCTCCAAACCACAGGTGTCCATCGAGGTCCTCGTAGATGGCGGAACAACTATTGAGATCAAGACCTTGTTCTGCTCCAATAAATTCAAAGTGCTCGCCATCGAAGCGCGCCAGGCTTTTGGTTGCGGGGCCCAGAAAAGGCTCGGAAAATCCGATCCATATATCTCCCTGTCGATCCTGCAACATCCGTGATATTCTACTATCATCTTTGGGAAAATTCGTACCAAAATCGAAAATACTGATACTATACGCATCGTATAGTCCTAAACCGCCGCCCCATGTGGCGAACCAGAACTGATACTCGCGATCCTGAAATACGGCGTTGACAACGGGATGGGGCAGGCCATCGACAAGGGTAAACCTGCCGAATCCATCACCATTCCAGTAGAGGACCCCTGTCGAGGTACAGAACCACATCCGACCTTCGCGGTCACACTGAATTTTGCGTAACTCACCACCCAAATTCACCTCAACAGACTGAAAGGTGCCATCGGCATAGCACCACAGTCCATCTCTGCGCTGCGATCGACCAATCCACACCTTGCCAGTATGATCCTTGCCCACAGTATAGCTACTCTGGTCTGGTGGAAAACCCTCTTTCTCGTCGTATCGATAAAAGGATTCTCCATCGAAGCGGATGAGGTAGTCAAAACCAAACCACAGGTGGCCTTCCATATCCTGGGTGATGCCCCAACACTGATTGGTCCACTCAGGAGAAGGCGGCTGCTCATAGTGCTGTAGATAGAGCGGAATCAGGTCGTGGAAAGCTGTGCCCTCGTAATACCCCAGAGTACTGATACCACCAAACCATATACGGCCCTTATTATCTTCGTAGATGAATAACACGGATCGGTCTGCGATCCCATCGTCCTCCAAATGATGGAAATTTATCCCATCGTACCAGCAGACCCCATTCATTGTACCGAACCATAGCCGCTTCTGACTATCCAAATGGATGGCAAAAACTCGATCGCTACACAAACCTTCCTGCTCGGTAAACGTCTCGAACTTGTCCCCATCAAAGCGGCTAACACCACTATCCCAGGTAGCAATCCAGAGGCAACCCTCGCTGTCTTCTGCGATATGTTCGGTGCGCACCCCAGCCAGACCATTGGCAAGGGAATAAGTCCGCCAGGTGCCCTTTCTGTCGAGTGACTCAATCATGCCTAAGAAACCTCATGATACAGGTGAAAGAAAACTCTACCCCTCCCCAAAATATCATGCAACATCCCAACCAAAATATTTATCCAGGCCAGTGAATCATTAACCCTATTACTTTTGACGCTTTACCTCTCCAATGGTTCGGATTCCTAAAGACAATATCAGTTCTGTTTGAAAGGTGCAATATGCGTATCAACGTGAATATCTCGAGGCAATTGTAATCATAAAAGATTATTTTTACTCAAGATATGATTTTTTTTAAAATAAAAAACCAGACTGTACTCCATCTAATAATGGACAATAGACCGTCCATTATTAGTCAATCTGGCTTCTTTGATTCTGTTATATGTAGAGTTTTACAATAAAGGTCTCTATATCGCATTCATTAAGAACGTCTAATACCCAATTTTTTCATTCGGCTGTACAGGGTAGAAGGCGGCAATTCCAGCCGCGCCGCTGCGCCTTCCGTTCCTTTCACCTTCCAGTTGGTAGTCTGGAGCACTTCGAGGAGATAGAGACGTTCAAATTCCTCCAAAGGTACAATTTCGCGGTCTTGAGGATTTGATAAGGGAGTCCAAACCAGATCGAGAGCCGTGCTTTTAATTCGCGAACGATACGCCCCGAGATCTTCCAATGCAATTCGAGAATCCTGGCACACGGTTACAGCTCGCTGTATTGTATGCTCCAATTCCCGCACATTCCCTGGCCAATCGTAGGATTGCAACTCCCCTATAACCTCTGACGCCAAAGGAGCTATTTGCTTGCCTATATGCGCAGCCATCCGATCCTTGAAAAACTCGGCTAACTCTGGTATATCCTCCTTGCGCTCGCGCAGAGGTGGCAAATAGAGCGGAAAAACATAGATGCGATAATACAGGTCCTCGCGAAAAGCACCTGCGCTAACCATCTCCTCAAGATTGCGATTGGTTGATGCTACAATGCGCGTCTGCGCCTTCAGTATCTCACTGCCTCCAACGCGTTCAAACGTGCCCTCTTCCAGCAAGCGCAATAGCCTGGCCTGTGTTTCCAGACTCATATCGCCGATCTCATCTAAAAAGAGCGTACCGCCCCTGGCCAGTTCCACTTTGCCCAGCTTGCGAGAAACTGCGCTGGCAAAAGCCCCTTTCTCATGACCAAAAAGTTCACTATCGATCAGCGTTTCAGGCAGTGCACCGCAGTTGACCTGTATGAAAGGACCTTCGCTATGGGCACTTTGTCCGTGTAATACCCGTGCAGCCAACCCCTTGCCCACACCCGTCTCGCCCAGAATCAGCACAGTCAGATCAGTGGATGCCACCTCCATGAGTTTGGTCTGAAACTGTTGCAATGCCTCGCTCTGACCGATAAACTCGTTGCTCCCCTGGCTGTTGAGTGCCGCTGTCAGAGCTTCAATACGCAAGTCTGGTTCTATTGAGATTTGCACCTGTGCTATCTCTGAGTAATTGAGATCGCGATCTACAGCCCTGACCTGAAAGGTGTAATCACCCGGTGGCAAATCCCGGTAATGCGCCCTCATTTCTCGGGTCGCTGGCTGCCAGTCGGGGTCGTGTCCCTTTAAACGGTAAACATACAGCATATCGATGGAACGGGTAAAAAAACTCAGCCCCTTGTACTCAAAAATCACCTGCTGGTCTGTCGTAGATACGATGCCTTCTTCTATATTCTCCTGGGCCTTATCGGCAATCACCTGAAGCAGGCAAATCCGGGGCGGAGTTTTTTGTTGCCTATAGCGCACCAGAGAATTTTGGACTGTACCGAACCAAAAGGCGCCATCACGATCTTCGAGTATTCGAAGAACAGGTCCTATATGCGGTGAATTGATGGTCTGGAAAAGTTGACCATCGTAGTGAGCCACACCCCCGTCTGTGCCAATCCAGATGTGGCCTCGCTGATCTTCTAACAAGCAGCGGATGCGGTTGCTCGGCAAACCGTCTTCAGTGGTGAAGGTGTGGAAGGTGCTACCATCAAAGCGACTGAGACCGCTTTGGGTAGCAATCCATACGTTCCCATGCAGGTCTTCCAGCAGGTCCTCGACTTTGTCACCTATCAACCCATCTTCAATCCCATAAAATTTGAGCCCATCTTCGGAATGCCAGCGTGCAAAACCCTTATCTTTGTCGAAAAAATTTGGGTAATCAATAAAAAAATAAAACTCGCCATTACGCCCGGCAATCACCGTGCCGATGCGGCCGAAAGGATCTCTCTGTACATTAACCTCAAGAATAGTTTGTAGCTGATCGTCTCGCTGGTAAAAGAGTCTTAATGGGCTACCCCAAAAGTCTCTTTTTCTTGTTATTTTTTCTTTTCCCCAATCGCCAAAAAGAAATCTCCCTTGCGAATCCTGGGCAATTGCACTGATACCTCTTTCGCCTAAACCTGCAGTTGTTTGCATTTTTTTGAGCTTATCTCCATCATAGCGGAACAAGCCATTGCCACCTCCAAACCACAGGTCTCCGGCGGAGTCCGCGTAGATGGCGAAACAGTTGTTGATATCCAAACCATCCTCAGTACCTACGAATTCAAAGTGCTCGCCATCAAAGCGAAAAACGCTTTTCTCCACACGGTTGAGAAAGGGAGCTATATACCCGACCCATATATCTCCTCGCCTGTCTTGCACGATCTGTGAGATCTCAACCATATTGTTGTTTTCTAAAACTGCCGCATTGTGATCAAAAACACTGATACTATGTGCATCGTAAAGCCCGACGCCCCCCCAGGTAGCAAACCAGAACCGATGCTCGCGGTCCTGAAACACAGCTTTGACCGCGGGATGGGGCAAGCCATCGGCAACGGTAAACCTGCTAAACCCATCTCCATCCTGATAGAACACCCCATCTGAGGTGCAAAACCACATCCGCCCTTCCCGATCGCACTGAATTTTGCGCAGGCTGTCACCCAAATCTACCTCAACAGATTGGAAGGTGCCATCGGCATAGTAACAGAGTTTATCCTGGTATCTGCGATGACCGATCCAAACATGGCCGGTAGAGTCCTGCGCCACAGCATAGGCCGTGTTGCCTTTTGGAAAACCATCTTTCTTCTCATAGCGATGAAAGGATGTGCCGTCGAAACGGATGAGATAGTTAAATCCAAACCACATCTGACCTTGTGGATCCTGAGCAATACCCCGACACTGACTGGGCCAGAGAGGAGAAGGCGGCTCCTGATAATGCTGAAGGTAGAGCGGAATCAGGTCGTGAAACACAGTGCCGTCGTAATACCCCAGAGTCCTGTGACCGCCACACCATATACGCCCTTCACGGTCTTCGTAGATGAACTGCACAGCACGACCAGCAATCCCCTCGTCCTCCAAATGGTGGAAATCTGCTCCGTCATACCAGCAGACCCCATTTAGAGTACCAAACCACAATCGCTTCTGACTGTCCTCAAAAACAAAATAAACGCGGTCGCTAATCAGACCATCCTGTCGCGTAAAATTCTGAAATTCGTCCCCGTCGAAGCGACTAACACCGTTGTCCCAGGTGGCGAACCAGAGATTGCCTTTGCTATCCTCGGCAATGTGTTCAATGCGCATCCCGGCCAGGCCATTTGCCATAGAATAAGTTTGCCAGGTACCCGTGCGGTCGAGTGAATTAATCATAAAAAATAGACCTTGTAATATAGGGAGAAGAAAACCGGAAAAATCCAACTCTGTTTTATATCCATCGTCATATCTCCTTTGCCACGCGGCCAACTGCCTCAATCGTCGCATCAATCACATCATCTGTATGCGCTGTCGATAAAAACCACGCGCCCCGCTCCAGTGCGCGCACGCCTTTGTAGTGGAGTGCTTCTGTAAATTTGATGTACTGCTCGCGATCCCCCTGAAGCGAACTCCGATAATCGACAACCGGGGCATCAACGCCAAAACCCACGTGAAAAATCTGTGGGAAACCCGCAATCCGCGCTTGAATATCGGCCTCTTTTAGCGCGCGCGCAATACCTTCCATAAGCCGATTGCCCCGCGCATTGAGCGCGTCAAACGTCTCTTCTTTGCCCAACTCGGTCAGCGTAGCGATCACCGCGGCCATAGAAGCGGGTTGCGCATTATAAGTGCCGCCGTGCATCACACCCGCGACGAGCATATCCATCAAATCGCCTCGCCCTGCCAAACACGAAACCGGAAATCCATTGGCTATCGCCTTGCCAAACGTCGCCAGATCGGGCGTCACTCCAAAGTATTGCTGCGCGCCGCCAGGCGCCACGCGAAAACCCGTGATTACCTCGTCAAAAATGAGCACCGTTCCCGTCTCGGTACACACCTCTCGGACCCCCTCCAAATAGCCTTCAGTGGGAAAGATCGCGCTGGTATTGCACATCGCAGGCTCCATAATAACAGCCGCGACATCCCCGCGTTTTAAACGCGCACGCACAAGCTCCAGATTATTCCAGGGAAGCACCTCAGTGTGCTGGCCTACCAACAGGTCTTGTCCTGCACTGGCGGGAATAGGGATGGGCACATCAACCGGACCATACTGATCGGGCGAGGGCGCGACAGACCACAGAACACTGTCAAACCAGCCGTGATAATGCCCTTCAAATTTGATCACACAAAATCGTCCTGTAGCCGCGCGTGCCAGGCGCAAAGCCGCCTGCACCACTTCGCTACCCGTGCAGTTAAAGCGCACCCGATCCGCACATGGCACCATATCGCAAACCATCCTGGCTGCCTCTTGCTCTACTGCTGTTTGTCCGGCAAAAAGAATGCCCGACTCGAGCTGTTCCCGAACAGCAGACAGCACGGGTTCTGGATTGTGCCCCAAAATCATCGGTCCCATACCCAGATAATAATCGATCAAACAATTGCCATCCACATCGTAGAGATACGGGCCTTCGCCCCGTTCAAAAACCAGAGGTGTGGGAACCATCCCCAGTCGAAAATTGCTATTCACACCACCCGGCAAATAGCGCGCGGCTTCGTCGATCAAACGCCTGGATTTTTCAAAAGATTTCATGTAATCCCCGAATCTTTATAGCGATCCGCTTTTATTCTGTTCATCCTTCAATCCTTTAAATCCCGATCCGAGTTCCATAAATCGCACACGCGAGGAAACATCTTCGAGAAGGGCGCGGTTGGTGGCGATGAGATCGGCGACAATACCGGTGAGAAACATCTGAAATCCAGCGAGCAGAAGAATAGCGGCGAGGATAAGCGATTGAATGTGGAGTTCGCCTTCGTCGGTAAAAAAGAAAAAATAGAGAAATCGGAGACCAATTAACGTGCCAAAAGCGAAAACAACAGCACCAAAAATAGAAAATATGCGAAGTGCTTTGTAGCGCGCGTAAGTCCTTAGACTGATCATGCCCGACTTAAAAACAAATACACCCGGATTTTTGAAAAGGCGCGATTCGCGCGTTTTGGGATTCGTGCGAATGGGCACAGTTTCAACAGCGAGACGGTCCTGACCCGCTTGCACAACATGCTCGGCGGTGTGATCAAAATCCGTGAACATCGACAGATGCAGGACCGCGTCTCGTGAAAAGGCGCGAAAACCACTGGCGACATCGGGCACCTCAATATGGGCGAGGCGACTGATGATGCGACTACCCAAACCCTGTAACCATCGCTTAAAAAAAGAAAAGTAGCCGATACCACCTGTCTGCCGGTCTCCAATCACAATATGGGCGCGCTTTTCGAGAATGGGCTGAACGAGCGCGACAATATCGGGACCGTAGTACTGATTATCGCCATCGGTATTGACAATAATATCGGCACCGAGCTTGAGGCAAGTGTCAAAACCCGCTTTGAACGCGTGACCCAAACCGCGATTTTTGGGAAATCTGACAATATGATCCACACCGAGGTTGCGCGCGACCTCAGACGTGCGATCCGTAGAACCATCGTCAATGACCAGAATCTCGACTTTATCAATACCGGGAACTTCGCGCGGAATATCGTTAACCGTAGCGGGCAGGGTTTCTTCTTCGTTGAGGCAGGGGATCTGGACAATCAGTTTCATTTTTAATCGCCAAAAATAGCAGCCGATGCAGCTTCGGCCTTTTCCATTTTTTCTCTATCGGATAAATCGCCCATCGCTTTATAAAAAATTTCATCGTAATCGCGCGTTTTAATAACCACGGGCATAGGGACCGCATGACCAAAAACAAGAGCTTGCTGTTTGGAATCGAGACTGGCCAGAACACTTCGCAAACCACTGGCATTAGATACCCCTGTGAGCACCCCCTGGATGTCTTTTTCGTCATTGAGCAAAGCCGTGATTTTCGTGCCGAGTTGTGAAAGCACTTCTTCGTCAATACCCGAGGGCCGCTGATCAACCACGAGGAGCGAAACGTAATATTTACGCATTTCTCTGGCAATCGTACCAAAAATGGTTTGTCTTGCGGTCGCGGGATTGAGAAACTTGTGGGCCTCTTCAATGGTGATAACCAGGTGCCGCGGCTGATCTTCGGGATTTTGCGAGGCGTAAAATTTTTCGC
The Gemmatimonadota bacterium genome window above contains:
- a CDS encoding fibronectin type III domain-containing protein, with amino-acid sequence MSKLLNRCSVPALIFALILITLLIFSWPLFLIRLVRAEPDRNGQVDSEILNVELQTAIVSSLDFDRNGIVDSHDFRAFVNHFGTQDEDEKYNAKYDINGNETVDFADFLIFAQNYGKVVNHTPTAISAHPVKVLGDKNIVSGQELVKNQQTGAVDGESSVHIEIAIKESGRILTLSDTLKFAFGTAMPDVLVTVSGGTPHYDQMGIANFPRGIRMDDFHYDSTTGKTMMTVVGTPEKMGVFKIEIDVVDGEQYYMSYFHISVEPVTDMDMPPVFPKNSVVLSLTLDPSTLDPSIILEIDPPVRAYDPNDDKLNYSLMGDDASNFTVNWFGHIKTKAGAVFNKEVYTFTVVVDDSNGGVATAEVTINIIHPLTPDKPIFARVKPIGTVFVEITWRAPPANDYVIIGYEIQYRKVDEDYNTIIPVNFTRSDMSYTVVGLGRSTTYEFQVRTVFEGGKSNWSPAIRATTGHNTPPVFTSVSAVTFNENSTADVVTVTATDANADDNITGYHIVEGADGSQFEIVQAAGVLSFKVAPNYEDPTDVAFEDISNSTNNNAGGNNEYIVVVEVTSGTGGRELTGRDTLTVTVEDVNEAPGVPDAPTVAEATVNSLKVQWSAPDNTGPDISAYDIRYILTNASDRADDNWTVVEEVWTSNNGDDLEYTIGSLEQNTSYDIQVRAESDEGTGDWSSSVSGTTRANVAPVIATISPISVAENSTGALVTVTASDADADDSITGYEIVDAADGEQFALTEQSGVLTFKAAPNYEDPKDVAVADPSNAAENNEYIVIVEATSGTGDRALTAGDTLTVTVGDVNEAPGVPDTPTVSASTFNNLTVSWTAPTNTGPEISAYDVRHILSSATDKADDNWVVTEDVWTSVNGGYLKYTIGSLVQNTSYDVQVRAKNDEGTSGWSDTVAGTTEANVAPVFTSVSAVTFSENSTGDVVTVSATDADENDSIIEYGIVEVGDGAQFDLNDQTGVLSFKVAPNYEAPTDVAFEDISNSANNNAGENNEYIVVVEVKSGTDARELMVRDTLTVTVSDVDEAPGVPDAPTVAPPTFNSLTVEWEAPTNTGPEISAYDVRHILTSEDETDDANWTLKEDAWTSGNGALEYTIASLSSNTSYDVQVRAESDEGTSDWSSSVSGTTSANVTPVIATISPISVAENSTGALVTVSATDADEGDDIESYGIASGADGELFSIGASTGVLTFKVSPNYEDPKDVAVSDPANDASNNEYIVYVTATGGTGARAL
- a CDS encoding sigma 54-interacting transcriptional regulator, encoding MIESLDRKGTWRTYSLANGLAGVRTEHIAEDSEGCLWIATWDSGVSRFDGDKFETFTEQEGLCSDRVFAIHLDSQKRLWFGTMNGVCWYDGINFHHLEDDGIADRSVLFIYEDNKGRIWFGGISTLGYYEGTAFHDLIPLYLQHYEQPPSPEWTNQCWGITQDMEGHLWFGFDYLIRFDGESFYRYDEKEGFPPDQSSYTVGKDHTGKVWIGRSQRRDGLWCYADGTFQSVEVNLGGELRKIQCDREGRMWFCTSTGVLYWNGDGFGRFTLVDGLPHPVVNAVFQDREYQFWFATWGGGLGLYDAYSISIFDFGTNFPKDDSRISRMLQDRQGDIWIGFSEPFLGPATKSLARFDGEHFEFIGAEQGLDLNSCSAIYEDLDGHLWFGGDNGLFRYDGQAFQKMDIAVGTGEVGVSAIAEGRDGQLIFGQWENGLRKKTEEMFARPLQIVYYRDGQCQTVFEKKEEQFNYISALVARRDREFWFSVSTYNPFGSGKGIGRWHIEDGISFYTVADGLLDNQITDLLEDRHGNLWIATQRGLSCFDGVVFRNFTTEDGLPCNRIHCLFEDSRGHLWLSMDGGVAHYDGQLFQTIKSPHIGSVLQILEDHDGNFWFGTAGEAIIRYRPRQTPPTVRLLQVVADKVYENLEERVLSTTEQSVIFEYKGLSFSTHPRDLLYVYRLKGYDHDWQPAIREMRVYYRDLPPGDYTFQVRAVDRDLNYSEMTQVQLVVEMDPRISALTSALNSTDGVGKEFIGQSKAMHQFQIKLMEVASTDITMLILGETGVGKGLAARVLHALSPHSDGPFIQVNCGALPETLIDSELFGHEKGAFTSAVSRKLGKVELAKGGTLFLDEIGDMAPKTQTRMLRLLEERTFERVGGNEILRVQARIVAATNRDLQEMVSAGTFREDLYYRFQVFPIILPPLRERKEDIPRLAEFFKTRIATHLGKQVGALTPDVIEGLQTYYWPGNVRELEHIIQRAVIVCRGSQIEVRDLGLYGSHIAPDNEDNASPVSQDPKVVPLEEFERRYLIEVLQDTNWRVKGAKGAAILLGLPPSTLYSKMKKLGIERPGL
- a CDS encoding sigma 54-interacting transcriptional regulator, with the protein product MINSLDRTGTWQTYSMANGLAGMRIEHIAEDSKGNLWFATWDNGVSRFDGDEFQNFTRQDGLISDRVYFVFEDSQKRLWFGTLNGVCWYDGADFHHLEDEGIAGRAVQFIYEDREGRIWCGGHRTLGYYDGTVFHDLIPLYLQHYQEPPSPLWPSQCRGIAQDPQGQMWFGFNYLIRFDGTSFHRYEKKDGFPKGNTAYAVAQDSTGHVWIGHRRYQDKLCYYADGTFQSVEVDLGDSLRKIQCDREGRMWFCTSDGVFYQDGDGFSRFTVADGLPHPAVKAVFQDREHRFWFATWGGVGLYDAHSISVFDHNAAVLENNNMVEISQIVQDRRGDIWVGYIAPFLNRVEKSVFRFDGEHFEFVGTEDGLDINNCFAIYADSAGDLWFGGGNGLFRYDGDKLKKMQTTAGLGERGISAIAQDSQGRFLFGDWGKEKITRKRDFWGSPLRLFYQRDDQLQTILEVNVQRDPFGRIGTVIAGRNGEFYFFIDYPNFFDKDKGFARWHSEDGLKFYGIEDGLIGDKVEDLLEDLHGNVWIATQSGLSRFDGSTFHTFTTEDGLPSNRIRCLLEDQRGHIWIGTDGGVAHYDGQLFQTINSPHIGPVLRILEDRDGAFWFGTVQNSLVRYRQQKTPPRICLLQVIADKAQENIEEGIVSTTDQQVIFEYKGLSFFTRSIDMLYVYRLKGHDPDWQPATREMRAHYRDLPPGDYTFQVRAVDRDLNYSEIAQVQISIEPDLRIEALTAALNSQGSNEFIGQSEALQQFQTKLMEVASTDLTVLILGETGVGKGLAARVLHGQSAHSEGPFIQVNCGALPETLIDSELFGHEKGAFASAVSRKLGKVELARGGTLFLDEIGDMSLETQARLLRLLEEGTFERVGGSEILKAQTRIVASTNRNLEEMVSAGAFREDLYYRIYVFPLYLPPLRERKEDIPELAEFFKDRMAAHIGKQIAPLASEVIGELQSYDWPGNVRELEHTIQRAVTVCQDSRIALEDLGAYRSRIKSTALDLVWTPLSNPQDREIVPLEEFERLYLLEVLQTTNWKVKGTEGAAARLELPPSTLYSRMKKLGIRRS